The stretch of DNA TCGTTTCCAGTtactgtttgctttgctttccaaccTCCAGCTGCCTCCTGATGTCCGAGACATCCATGGGGACCCGCACCGTCAGACCATCCATCGACTTCTTAACGCACACCTGGCAGCCGAGGCGAGAtctgagaagaaaacattaagtGAGGCTCATCTGTTCCCGCAGGAAAGGGAGAAATTCCCCACCCACGCTGGGATGTCGGGGCCAGGCTGGGTTTTCACTGAAGTTCTTGTTAAAGGTCTCCTGTGCCCCAAGAGAAAGCAGCTCTAGCGGCACAACCGTAACACCGAGTAAGTCCTGACCCCTTGGAGAGGGGTACCGGGTGCTGGGAATCGGTCTCAGAGGTCTGAGACTCTTACTGGGATGAGCAGGGAGGCTTACGTCTCAGTGAGGCCGTACGCCAAGTCCAGCATGTCCAGCTCTTCATCTGAGACGGCATCCAGCTTTTGGAAGGTGTCCTTCTCAAAGATGAGGTGGCAGGTGGAGCAGGCTAATGTCCCTTCACACGCACCTGGTGGACAAACGAGGGAGTGAcagcaaatcaggaaaaaaaaaaaaaaatagtggtggGAGAGATCATCTTCAGGAACAGTGTGAGAAAAGGTCCTTTAACAGGTCTGGAGCATGTCAAAAGAGATGCCAGAAAACACAACAGACGGATGCAGATTTCAGCCTGCCTTTTCTCTGGAAGGATCACAACCAGTTTTCGAATCGGTACGCCAACTCCAACCAGCCAAACGCATTGCCACAGGCTGCTGGAATCCCAGCGGCGACGGTGTGGAGGTCCCACTGCCATCTCAGTGCGGGAAGCCAGCCCGGCGCGCAGCTGTTGGGGAAGAGAAGCTTGCTTCGTGGCCCCACCAGAACACAGCGGCATGCGTACGGTCGGCGCTATTCCCAGCCACCCAATGGTCACAGCACAGACACATAAACCCTAAGAGCACACGCCCTTGTGCAACACCTACCAAATCCATCAATGGCCAAATTTTGGTTGACTACCACTTCCAGCAAACTCTCCCCTTCTTTGGCTGTGGCCGTAAGTCGCTCTCCATCCCGATTTATAAAATGCACCGTCACCTTGTCTGCAGAGCTGTAGgacaagttggaaaaaaaacaaataaaaaaaaaaaataaatcagaggagCCCACCGTCCCCTGCACACCCACTGTCGAGGGCTTTTGGCTGAGCACTAGAGACGTTGCACTTGGAGGGAAACGCGCATATGAACACTTTCCGGAAGGATTACACCACGCCTGTCAGAAAAGATTCAGATTATCCATTCTCAGTGACTCAGGCAAATCTGAGTCGACCCAAAACTTTTCCCACTTTATCAAATGTCCCTCGGAATAAGTGTTTAGCCGCGCATGAACAAGTCCTTGGGCTGGCTGGCGGAGGGAGCGTTTGCAGGCAGGAAAAGTATTTGCAAGCCTGGGATGTTAATCCTGGCCGGAGTGATGTAGTAACAAGAAAAACGCGCAGGATCAGATACTAATCACGCAGTAAGGGCTGTTGTCATTCACGTTttgtttccccttcctttcccaagGGGATTACTTGATGACTGTTGCTTTTCTGCTGCGTGTCCTTTCATGAAGTGCCCACTCCTTCCCTGAACTCGATCACAAGGAGCTTTGTTACGATGAGACACGCTCAGCCCCAGCTTACAGAGCAACCACCCTGAGTAACCACCTCTGTGCTGATGGGATCCTTGCTCAGGGGAAATTGCTCGTTGTTTTGATAGCCTGCAAGATTTAATCTGGTAGAGAGTTCAGAACCAGACTATCAGCATCTCTTAGTGCTGACTTGCGCAAACCACCTCTACGAATAAGAGGGAAACAGCATCCACTTCATCTCCTCCAGACCAGGCTCTCCCCACCAGCGTGGAGAAGGCTGCCACCCTGAACGGCAGCGGCAGGGGTATCTCACCAAGACAGTCCATTCTGAGACCATCTATTGTATCTGCCGAGGGAAGCACGTGAGCAAACAGGGGCTTTTCTTAGTGCGCATACCCAAAAAGGTCACTTGGAAGCAGGAGGTCAGGGTTGCCCAAAGGTCCCACCTCCTGTGCTGAAACAGGGCAGCACCATGGAGGCCGTGGGTGTTTTGCCCAATACCTCTCAGGGTGGCACTGCCCAAGTGCCCATCATCTTCAAGCCTGGGACATTCTCCAGTGGCAGAAGCTGCGTCCGCCCTCTATTCTTCTGTCAGGCCAACAACACGCACCGCTCTCTCAGATCTCTGGAAAGATCCGTCTCTGTCTCTCACAGCTCCGATAAACTCCCAAACACCGGCAGTGTCGGCGCTGCCCCGTGGCCTTGCTGCTGTCATTTCTGGCACAGGAAGAAAGAACCCCAGCCTTGAAGACAGAGTGAATTTCACAGCGAGCACTGGCCACGCTCACCCtctcctgatttttatttttcacttacaCAAGGCTGAGCGAAGCATCACCCAGCTTCTTCCAATAAAAGTGCTGTTTGCTATAAAGCTTGGTAATTCTTCTCCCGGCAGCCCTGGGGGCCGGTGAAACAAACAGCGAGTGCGGCTCAGAACTCCGAATTTATAGTATTGCTTCCTGATTTCTTGCGGTGTATTTGCAATATACACCGACTACAAACTGTCACAGCCCCAGAGTCACGGGTCACAGCAGACCCACCAGCCGAGGAAGCGCCGAAGCGCCTACACTCCTCTGTGCCAGGCATCCTCTTGGAAAGTCACAGAGACTGGGAGGAGGAATTGGTTAAATGGGAATTGCCTCTGGGATAGCAACACCAGCAGCTGAAAGGACTTACTGCCTGCTCACCCCTCTCTGCTCTGGGGCAGACGAAAACGAAGCACCTGGAGATCTCTGCTGGTTTCCTTTTAACATCAAGCACAGAAATACATAAGGATCAAGTTTAAACAATTTCCGTTGCTCTTTCTTAACTCACAagaggcagagtagaggggataTACCCAGATGAATAGGAGACGGGAAAGAACTCCTGTAAAAATGTaatgggaaagggggaagaaatgtTCTCCTCGTTCAAGTTTGCAGGTCTTGTTCATTCCGCTTCACGTTAGTCACAATCACCATCTATGTCTAACGCCATTTACCCGCTGACAAATCACTGCGGTACATCTCTAGGTGATTACGGATGCTGTTTCTTAAAATGTCATCACATGGACTTCGGCAGCAAGACTTCAGGGGCAGAAAGTTCCAAACAATTCTCTCTTTGGAAAGCCAATCCCCACATTACGCCAAAAtttggaaatggagaaaagagaTGAAACAATAATTTTTGCCTTCCCTGCTCTTATGTTCAGCTGCCGCCTGGTTCAGCCAGCCGGAGCAGAACACCGGGGCCACTGTACCTTCGTCTGAGGAGATCGGcttcctgtttttcagcaagCTTCGGCAGAAAACAATGCCTGGGCCATTAGTCTACAAGAGGGTCCCCTGGTTATGGAAACAGCTGTGAAGTCAGCGCCCAGCCCGCGCCGCGGAGGGGAGAGCTTCCCCCGTGCCGAATGGAAGGATCACGTTGCAGTCACGCACGGCCAAGCAGGACCACCCTAACTCCCTAAGCAAACAGCCAAAGAACATCTTTAAGACATTTCGGTCTCCTTCACAGAGACGCCTGcaaacgttattttttttttttaaataaccaattTAAAGCCTAGTTCccaaatgtcaaaagaaaacaaaacaaccctctcTGCGTTTTGATGGCTTGGACCCATTTATTCCATTTGTATGGCAAATAGGCAGGTTTCCTCGCAATGTTAGTTTTACAGTCATGGGTGAAATAATTTGTTACGCAACAGAAACATTAAAGTCACAGGACTTAATGCTGCAACTCAATGCATTCTGCAACAGGATAACGCGAGCTGCCCGCCTGCAAGCAGAGAGCGCTGGATCCAGCAACCCCCAAAGCTGTATACGTGTTTATAGACAGAAAACTTCATTCCCATTGCCTTTGAGGCACCTAGAGCTTCAGCCGACGGCGGTCCCAGGATAATCCTTGCACCGGGCTCCCGCAAATGCTAGGGGAATTTGTTCCCTGTGgttcctcctggaaaaaaaatccctgctttgACTGTTGCCGGCAGTTAAACGAGCCCAGAGACGGGGGGGTTGCAGCCAGGGACAGCACAGCGGGTATCCAGTTAGAGATAAGGAGTTACAGGTGCCATTGCCACAGACCCCTCACCACTTTGGACAAGCCAAAGCAGGGGTGATGGGAGCAGGGATGATGCCCAGGGCCCCAAGACCACGACACAGAAACCGCCTGTAAGCAGCTTCTCTCTCTTCGCTGGCTGTAGGAGAAATTTAAGCTGTTTGTTGTTAGTCTAAGTGCCCCTGTTAGGGACAAAACCCCCTCCCGATTAGTCCCTGTTTCCACCGTTCAGTTCAGTCACCTACGGCAGACCCACTCGCACACTGGTCTAGTTGTCTTCATATCCCCCGAATCCATCCCAGGCCGGAGTCTGCTCTGGAGACCACCGGCTTTGGGTGCCCAAGGCTTCAGGAGAGCTTGGAAAGAAAACccatagcttttattttctatttacttcTGAATTTGTTTATCAGCGCTTTTGAAACCATGAAAAAGTTCCTTTCAtgtttcattaagaaaataattttgaaccaggattttaaaaaacaactcgAAAGTGCTTAGACTCCATTTTGCTTCATTTAGGCTGAACTATTTTCCGATGGCGTTACTGTCACAGGACACACGGTCAGAGCTTTGCAAAGATCTTCTCAGGGTGTGACAAACGCAGCACTCCAAGTTCAACACACGCCAACTGAttattcccttttaaaaacaaaaaaaaacccaaaaaactcaaaCTTTGTGACACAGGTAACTGAGTGAAGGGGCTCTCAAGAAGGTTCTTCTTCTCCCTGCCAGTGTTTTTCCCTAAAAGATACTTTCCAAGGCCATACAAAACAGCAAGATGCCTATAAGTATTGCCAGAGATAATTTCATGAGCAACAAagcaattagaaagaaaaatccattgatAACGAATCTTCATAAATCCCATTAAGCAGGGTTATCAGTATAACTTTTCCCTAAGGTCAGATAGAAAAATGGTTTGTTGTATTTTCTGTGATGTTGGTTGGGTCTTTTTCTCAATGTCTAGCAGATTACGACCTGACCCAGATCGTGCCGGTCGACAAATCTACaaattccctttgtttttctcagAGAAATGCAATCTCCTCCTGAATTATCCCCGAGGAACAGAGGGAAGACCGGCAGGGAGCCTGCTGTAGTTCCTGCTGCAGAAACACGGGCGAGTGCTCTGCGCCAGGCAGGCTCCCGTCAGCCCCGTCCTTTCGCCACACGgggacaggctgctcctgcctcttcAGGATTTCCTTCTCGAAGAacttccagccttcctggactcctttgcccttcaggattgcctcccaagggactctgtcaaccaggctcctaaacaggccaaagtctgccctgtCAGGGCAGGGACCGGGAGTCCTCCACCCTGGCAGGGACCGAGTGCCTTTAGAGGCTTTTCCGAACGCAAGCTTCCGACCAAGCTCCACCGCAGAGTTCAGCTCCCAGACTCGGCCACCACGACAAACTGTGCATCCTGTCCCGAGCAGGCAGCCTCGGCAAAGCCCAGCACAAGTCACTGGCCTCAGGAGCCTGGCAGGACACCCGTGCTGCGGGCTCGTACAGCCCCTCGCACCTACAGCCACCACCTGGGCGGGCGAGATGGCTCCTCCGCCTCCCTGCCCAGAAAAGGAGGAGGCCAGCAAGGCATGAGAGCTTGCAGCGTGGCTTCTCATAACCTAAAGAGAACATTttgctccctggagctgcagacACCATCAGTTCCattcccttccctgcctttacGGCAGCAGGGACAAGAAACCCAAGAGAATTTGCAATTCCCAGAGCCAGCAGTCATCCCAGCTTCCCCACAGCAGGAATACAGCAGGCTCACGGCCCAGCTGTCCAACACACCTTGGCCACCATCCCCATTCCTCTGGGGAATGCCCTAGCGGTCAATGGACTCTTGTGCACATCGTCATCTTCATGCCCTGGCTCCAGGCCACCATCTGTGGGCTCCACAGCTCCAGAAGCGGGGAGCAGCACCCCTCACATGGGCTCCCTGCACCACCTTCCTCCTGTCAGCATCTGCTCAGCCTACGCTtccctcctccaccacctcctgtTGCGCACTggcctctcccttctcccttccgtGGGGCAAGGCAGGGGTAAGGCACGTCCCTCCTGAAAATGCCCTTCCGGACACACCGAGGTAGGGTTCAGCGTTTTACTCACCTCGATTCCCCAGCGGCATCTTGGAGCTTGTGCGTGGAGCTGAAGCGTCTTTCTGACCCCGCTTGGCTGGTGTGTGATGCTGCTCGGTCACCCCACGGAGAGAAATAAAGCGAATTTTGCTCCCATTCAGTCCACTTAGCAAGGGTCGCAGAGCCCCGAGATGCCTTGAGCTATCATGCTCCGTAGGGTCCTGCTCCGCCTGCGTCTCCTGGGCTGTTGCCTGCTGCAAGGCCAGCTAGATTAAGAGTTATAAGTACAGCAGGGGGGcgtggggggtggggaagaagaggggaaaaaaagaaaaaactaggaCAGCCTccctgggggtggagggaggggaaggaggagggaaggatggacagaGGAGGGATCGTGCTGGGATCTTGCTGCCGTCCATGCTGGACTGGGTGAAGCACGATAACACGAGCATCACCTCCACGGACCAGTGCCCGAGCAATGCCCACCTTGTTTTGCCTTAGAGACTTCCCTTTAGGAACCAGGTCTAAATCCAGTTTCAGGAGGAATGTTCACCGCAATTCCTAATCACACAAGGGGTTGCAAGCCGAGGGCTGGAAAAGCGCTGACGGCTGCTGCCTCAGGAAGAGGGGGGCACGCCAGGTCTTNNNNNNNNNNNNNNNNNNNNNNNNNNNNNNNNNNNNNNNNNNNNNNNNNNNNNNNNNNNNNNNNNNNNNNNNNNNNNNNNNNNNNNNNNNNNNNNNNNNNNNNNNNNNNNNNNNNNNNNNNNNNNNNNNNNNNNNNNNNNNNNNNNNNNNNNNNNNNNNNNNNNNNNNNNNNNNNNNNNNNNNNNNNNNNNNNNNNNNNNAACTTGGAGTCGTATTTGCAGGGCATCACCGACCAAAGTCTCCTCGCTCCTTTTGCTGAACGTGGGTGACACTTCCCAGCTCAAAACGGCAATCGGAGCCTTGCAGAGCTTGGCAACTGGCAATCCGAGCCTTGCAGCACCCTCatgccagcccctgccagtccacACGTGCCGTTTTATTCCTGCCATGGGATTTGCGCCTCAGGTTTTGTTCAGGCCTACAGCTCGGTGAGCACAGGGAGGGTGACGAACAGTGGGTATCACGAGGGTTTTAATCCAGAGTGAGTGCTACCCCCAAGCGCAGAGTCGGCGAGAGGCTCCCTCGGCACGTCCCTGGGAGccgcagggcaggggcagggtgccAGAGCAGGGATGGGTGCACACCAGACTGCCAGCCATGCCCAGCATCACCGGGACTTCTCTGCGATTCCACTCCTCAACCCCAGGTAATGTAAAAATTCCTCATTTCA from Chroicocephalus ridibundus chromosome 9, bChrRid1.1, whole genome shotgun sequence encodes:
- the LOC134520859 gene encoding LOW QUALITY PROTEIN: adrenodoxin-like (The sequence of the model RefSeq protein was modified relative to this genomic sequence to represent the inferred CDS: inserted 2 bases in 2 codons), with amino-acid sequence MIAQGISGXLRPLLSGLNGSKIRFISLRGVTEQHHTPAKRGXERRFSSTHKLQDAAGESSSADKVTVHFINRDGERLTATAKEGESLLEVVVNQNLAIDGFGACEGTLACSTCHLIFEKDTFQKLDAVSDEELDMLDLAYGLTETSRLGCQVCVKKSMDGLTVRVPMDVSDIRRQLEVGKQSKQ